The Diadema setosum chromosome 4, eeDiaSeto1, whole genome shotgun sequence genome window below encodes:
- the LOC140227709 gene encoding uncharacterized protein, producing the protein MPITTSPSITNLPHETTVMTYSLGIALCVALVLLVVLAVIRCKNQQKARRQSETLNQTNDRSNDEQIHMHPVGNLSQNQSAADNVDSLKAISTEDGAIDHSSRYNPDSRFDDATFHQEDPYHIYQDAAEVEKGRSQTAEVEQISSCTLPILSSVKSPVSTLLTSIHSCSENYGLQETSLNQSMGCSEDDEYQDVDIWRKNRMTNGAALLRPPSGARLFHDSCYNSLDFGIRSEGVCARRLKASPCNTHIYETEVVDESEFNRTMANEHAELSDSKEHAQIIHGGQEYNHINRYQPASGSTSKKKVCSDRENTTSCDTSKGFLPAEPPEDILYYQLEPEERNKVDTSNELQYSDAFDSEYNKLKPQKDANDISLPIMRENDFNAHHGTDNSVCFTSKPKTCEELYAKVDKTVGASSTPPAPPCEELYAKVDKTRGVSSAAPPPCEEWYAEVDKTKRPGNCDSKPAWQEELYMNVNDT; encoded by the exons ATCAGCAAAAAGC GCGCAGGCAGTCAGAAACTTTGAACCAGACGAACGATCGCTCCAATGACGAACAAATACACATGCATCCTGTTGGCAATTTAAGCCAGAATCAGAGCGCGGCGGATAATGTTGATTCACTCAAAGCCATTAGTACTGAAGATGGCGCTATAGATCACTCTTCCCGTTACAATCCGGACAGTAGATTTGATGACGCCACATTTCATCAGGAAGACCCATATCACATCTACCAAGACGCAGCGGAGGTAGAGAAGGGGCGTTCTCAGACCGCAGAGGTGGAGCAAATCTCCTCTTGTACGCTACCCATATTGAGCAGCGTCAAGTCCCCTGTCAGCACTTTGTTAACTTCTATACATAGTTGTTCTGAAAACTATGGCCTACAGGAAACATCACTGAATCAATCAATGGGTTGCTCTGAGGACGACGAATACCAAGATGTTGACATTTGGAGAAAAAATAGGATGACTAATGGTGCAGCATTATTAAGACCTCCTTCTGGAGCTCGCTTGTTTCATGACAGTTGTTACAATTCGCTGGACTTCGGCATCCGGTCTGAAGGTGTTTGCGCTCGAAGACTGAAAGCCAGCCCCTGCAACACGCACATTTATGAAACCGAAGTTGTCGATGAGTCTGAGTTCAACAGGACAATGGCAAATGAGCATGCAGAATTAAGCGACTCTAAAGAGCATGCTCAGATTATCCATGGCGGCCAGGAGTACAATCACATCAATCGTTATCAACCAGCCTCCGGTTccacttcaaagaaaaaagtttgCTCTGATAGAGAAAACACAACGTCCTGTGATACCAGTAAGGGTTTCTTACCAGCCGAACCTCCTGAAGACATTCTTTACTATCAACTAGAACCCGAAGAACGTAATAAAGTTGATACTAGCAATGAGCTGCAATACTCTGACGCGTTCGACTCAGAATACAATAAACTTAAACCTCAAAAGGATGCCAACGATATCTCCCTTCCAATAATGAGAGAAAACGACTTCAATGCCCACCATGGAACTGATAACTCAGTTTGCTTTACCTCAAAACCTAAAACGTGTGAGGAATTATACGCAAAGGTGGACAAAACAGTGGGAGCGTCGTCCACTCCACCGGCACCACCTTGTGAGGAACTGTATGCAAAGGTAGACAAAACAAGAGGAGTGTCGTCCGCTGCTCCACCACCTTGTGAGGAATGGTATGCAGAGGTGGACAAAACAAAACGGCCAGGCAATTGTGACTCAAAACCAGCATGGCAAGAGGAACTGTACATGAATGTTAATGACACATGA